One region of Variovorax sp. J2L1-78 genomic DNA includes:
- a CDS encoding amino acid ABC transporter permease — protein MGSNWDWQVFMQDPGGKFPTYWQWMLSAWGWTLSVALLALIVALVLGSLIGIIRTLPDSPWLTRLGNAWVELFRNIPLLVQIFLWYHVIPALIPVMKGVPSFVLVVLALGFFTSARIAEQVRSGIQALPKGQRYAGMAVGFTTFQYYRYVILPMAYRIIIPPLTSETMNIFKNSSVAFAVSVSELTMFFIQSSEETSRPIEMFLAVTALYIVSAFAINRVMAFIEKKTRVPGFIVSASGGGGH, from the coding sequence ATGGGATCGAACTGGGATTGGCAGGTCTTCATGCAAGACCCGGGCGGGAAATTCCCGACCTATTGGCAATGGATGCTTTCGGCCTGGGGCTGGACGCTGTCGGTGGCACTGCTGGCGCTGATCGTGGCGCTGGTGCTCGGCTCGCTGATCGGCATCATCCGCACGTTGCCCGACAGCCCATGGCTGACGCGCCTGGGCAATGCCTGGGTCGAACTGTTCCGCAACATTCCGCTGCTGGTGCAGATCTTCCTCTGGTACCACGTCATCCCGGCGCTGATTCCCGTGATGAAGGGCGTGCCGAGTTTCGTGCTGGTGGTGCTGGCACTGGGCTTCTTCACCTCGGCGCGGATCGCCGAGCAGGTGCGCTCCGGCATCCAGGCGCTGCCCAAGGGCCAGCGCTACGCCGGCATGGCGGTGGGCTTCACCACCTTCCAGTACTACCGCTACGTGATCCTGCCGATGGCCTACCGGATCATCATTCCGCCGCTCACCAGCGAGACCATGAACATCTTCAAGAACTCGTCGGTCGCCTTCGCCGTGTCGGTGAGCGAACTCACGATGTTCTTCATCCAGTCGAGCGAAGAAACGTCGCGACCCATCGAGATGTTCCTCGCGGTCACGGCGCTCTACATCGTCTCGGCCTTCGCGATCAACCGCGTGATGGCGTTCATCGAGAAGAAGACACGCGTGCCGGGCTTCATCGTCTCGGCCAGCGGTGGCGGAGGACACTGA
- a CDS encoding acyl-CoA thioesterase — protein MSDSPSANAAAVLKSLPTDMELVLKVIPMPADCNANGDIFGGWVMAQCDLAGSVIPARYTRGRMATVAVNEFIFKQPVRIGDILSFYSKLVRLGRTSVTVTVEVFAERFQAQGEYIKVTQATFTYVAIDDNGRPRAIATQA, from the coding sequence ATGTCCGATTCTCCGAGTGCCAACGCGGCCGCCGTCCTCAAGAGCCTGCCCACCGACATGGAGCTGGTGCTCAAGGTCATCCCGATGCCCGCCGACTGCAACGCCAACGGCGACATCTTCGGCGGCTGGGTCATGGCCCAGTGCGACCTGGCCGGCTCGGTGATCCCGGCGCGCTACACCCGGGGCCGCATGGCGACCGTGGCGGTGAACGAATTCATCTTCAAGCAGCCGGTGCGCATCGGCGACATCCTGTCCTTCTATTCGAAGCTGGTGCGCCTGGGGCGCACCTCGGTCACGGTGACGGTCGAAGTCTTTGCCGAACGCTTCCAGGCGCAGGGCGAGTACATCAAGGTGACCCAGGCCACCTTCACCTACGTCGCCATCGACGACAACGGCCGGCCGCGGGCCATTGCGACGCAAGCCTGA
- a CDS encoding LysR substrate-binding domain-containing protein, which translates to METKWLEDFVSLAETRSFSRSAQLRHVTQPAFSRRIQALEGWAGTDLVDRSSYPTRLTPAGQTLYSQAIEMLQGLQSTRAMLRGHSAAAHDVIEFAVPHTLAFTFFPAWATTLREHFGPLKSRLIALNVHDAVHRLVEGSCDVLIAYQHPSQPLQLDTNRYEMVLLGHEVVAPWVKPDAEGAPRYRLPGRPGQPLPYLGYAPGAYLSGVVDQLIKDSGTAIHLDRVYETDMSESLKAMALEGHGIAFLPQSAVRKEVKARRLVSALPPEIDSLEATMEIRAYRERPTAPAATAAKGTGRAGKASGDALQSKRSVDALWAYLVETQPVA; encoded by the coding sequence ATGGAAACCAAGTGGCTCGAAGACTTCGTCAGCCTGGCTGAAACCCGCAGCTTCAGCCGCTCCGCCCAGTTGCGCCACGTCACGCAGCCGGCTTTCTCGCGCCGCATCCAGGCGCTGGAGGGGTGGGCCGGCACCGACCTGGTCGACCGATCGTCGTACCCGACGCGGCTGACGCCGGCGGGCCAGACGCTCTACAGCCAGGCCATCGAGATGCTGCAGGGCCTGCAGAGCACCCGCGCGATGCTGCGCGGCCACTCGGCGGCGGCGCACGACGTGATCGAGTTCGCGGTGCCGCACACGCTGGCCTTCACCTTCTTCCCGGCCTGGGCGACCACGCTGCGCGAACACTTCGGCCCGCTCAAGAGCCGGCTCATCGCGCTCAACGTGCACGACGCCGTGCATCGGCTGGTCGAGGGCAGCTGCGACGTGCTGATCGCCTACCAGCATCCGTCGCAGCCGCTGCAACTGGACACCAACCGCTACGAGATGGTGCTGCTGGGCCACGAGGTGGTGGCGCCGTGGGTCAAGCCCGACGCCGAGGGCGCGCCGCGCTACCGGCTGCCCGGGCGCCCCGGCCAGCCGCTGCCGTACCTGGGCTATGCGCCGGGCGCGTACCTGAGCGGCGTGGTCGACCAGCTGATCAAGGATTCGGGCACGGCGATCCACCTCGACCGCGTCTACGAAACCGACATGTCCGAAAGCCTCAAGGCGATGGCGCTCGAGGGGCACGGCATCGCCTTCCTGCCGCAGAGCGCGGTGCGCAAGGAAGTGAAGGCGCGCAGGCTGGTGAGCGCGCTGCCACCGGAAATCGACAGCCTCGAGGCCACGATGGAGATCCGCGCCTACCGCGAACGCCCCACGGCACCGGCGGCGACGGCGGCCAAGGGCACCGGGCGCGCCGGCAAGGCGAGCGGCGATGCGCTGCAGAGCAAGCGCTCGGTCGACGCGCTCTGGGCCTACCTGGTCGAGACGCAGCCTGTCGCGTGA
- a CDS encoding amino acid ABC transporter substrate-binding protein: MKKQVLALSILALAAGGAFAQANDTLAKIKASGVITEGVRESSGLSYTLGNGQYTGFHYDICANIIKDLEKAAGKKLETKYQPVTSQNRIPLVQNGTVDIECGSTTNNATRQKDVAFAVTTYVEEVRIAVKANSGITSIKDLNGKTVATTTGTTSVQTLRKNERAGGIDFKELYGKDHSDSFLLLESGRADAFVMDGSILASNIAKSKSPADYKIVGEVLSVEPIAIMIRKDDPAFKKAVDDSIKAQIKSGELNKLWDKWFLQPIPPANVKIGLALSDATKDAWANPNDKPMEDYAAKK, translated from the coding sequence ATGAAAAAGCAAGTACTGGCACTGTCGATCCTGGCACTCGCCGCCGGCGGCGCATTCGCGCAAGCCAACGACACCCTGGCCAAGATCAAGGCCTCGGGCGTCATCACCGAAGGCGTTCGCGAGTCGTCGGGCCTGTCGTACACCCTGGGCAATGGCCAGTACACCGGCTTCCATTACGACATCTGCGCGAACATCATCAAGGACCTGGAAAAGGCGGCGGGCAAGAAGCTCGAGACCAAGTACCAGCCGGTGACCTCGCAGAACCGCATTCCGCTGGTGCAGAACGGCACCGTCGACATCGAGTGCGGCTCGACCACCAACAACGCGACCCGCCAGAAGGACGTGGCCTTCGCCGTCACGACCTACGTGGAAGAAGTGCGCATTGCAGTCAAGGCGAACTCGGGCATCACCAGCATCAAGGATCTGAACGGCAAGACCGTGGCGACGACCACCGGCACCACCTCGGTGCAGACGCTGCGCAAGAACGAACGCGCTGGCGGCATCGACTTCAAGGAGCTGTACGGCAAGGACCACTCCGACAGCTTCCTGCTGCTCGAATCGGGCCGTGCCGACGCCTTCGTGATGGACGGTTCCATCCTGGCCTCGAACATCGCCAAGTCCAAGTCGCCGGCCGACTACAAGATCGTCGGCGAAGTCCTGAGCGTCGAGCCGATCGCCATCATGATCCGCAAGGACGACCCGGCCTTCAAGAAGGCCGTGGACGACAGCATCAAGGCGCAGATCAAGTCGGGTGAACTGAACAAGCTGTGGGACAAGTGGTTCCTGCAACCGATCCCGCCAGCCAACGTGAAGATCGGCCTGGCCCTGTCGGACGCGACCAAGGACGCCTGGGCGAACCCGAACGACAAGCCGATGGAAGACTACGCGGCCAAGAAGTAA
- a CDS encoding acyl-CoA thioesterase — protein MTTQHIFDKALALHHSDIRVGHFTGTTSPDYWNMVGPFGGTTAAVVLQSVLRHPDLLGAPIALTVNYAAAIEAGAFDVQATAVRTNRSTQHWTVQITQAGASGAPQVTTTATVVTAARRETWSTNDLPMPLVPGPEQTERMTIGPKGVAWIGQYDMRPVRGSIPTQWDGGGEHSETMLWLRDADPRPLDFPALASMSDMFYPRVWLRRAKPVPAGTVSITTYFHADASHLAEVGCGYLLGRAVGQQFQNGFFDQSAQLWSQAGALLATSNQIVYFKE, from the coding sequence ATGACGACGCAACACATCTTCGACAAGGCGCTCGCGCTGCACCACAGCGACATCCGCGTGGGCCACTTCACCGGCACGACGAGCCCGGACTACTGGAACATGGTCGGTCCCTTCGGCGGCACGACGGCGGCCGTGGTGCTGCAGTCGGTGCTGCGGCATCCTGACCTGCTCGGCGCGCCGATCGCGCTCACGGTGAACTACGCCGCGGCCATCGAGGCCGGCGCCTTCGACGTGCAGGCCACCGCCGTGCGCACCAACCGGTCGACCCAGCACTGGACGGTGCAGATCACGCAGGCCGGTGCCAGCGGTGCGCCGCAGGTGACGACCACGGCCACCGTGGTGACAGCCGCCCGCCGCGAAACCTGGAGCACCAACGACCTGCCGATGCCGCTGGTGCCCGGCCCCGAGCAGACCGAGCGCATGACCATCGGGCCCAAGGGCGTCGCGTGGATCGGCCAGTACGACATGCGGCCGGTGCGCGGCAGCATTCCCACGCAATGGGACGGCGGCGGCGAGCACAGCGAGACGATGCTCTGGTTGCGCGACGCCGATCCGCGCCCGCTGGACTTCCCGGCGCTGGCCTCAATGAGCGACATGTTCTATCCGCGCGTCTGGTTGCGGCGCGCCAAGCCGGTGCCCGCCGGCACGGTGTCGATCACCACCTACTTCCATGCCGACGCATCGCACCTGGCCGAGGTCGGATGCGGCTATCTTCTCGGGCGTGCCGTGGGGCAGCAGTTCCAGAACGGCTTCTTCGACCAGAGCGCCCAGCTCTGGAGCCAGGCCGGTGCGCTGCTCGCCACGTCCAACCAGATCGTCTATTTCAAGGAATGA
- a CDS encoding amino acid ABC transporter permease codes for MTALDFSFYNWDVISKFVLNGLYFSVILTVVATLGGIVFGTILALMRLSGKKWLDAPAAIYVNGMRSIPLVMVILGFFLLVPFVIGRPIGAEGSAVITFIAFEAAYFSEIMRAGIQSIPRGQVFAGMAVGMTYGQNMKLVILPQAFRNMLPVLLTQTIILFQDTSLVYAIGAYDLLKGLETAGKNYGRPIEAYLLAAVVYFVMCYTLSYFVKRLHKKIAIIR; via the coding sequence ATGACCGCTCTCGATTTTTCGTTCTACAACTGGGACGTCATCAGCAAGTTCGTCCTGAACGGCCTGTACTTCAGCGTCATCCTGACGGTGGTCGCCACGCTCGGCGGCATCGTCTTCGGCACGATCCTCGCGCTGATGCGGCTGTCGGGCAAGAAGTGGCTCGATGCGCCCGCGGCCATCTACGTCAACGGCATGCGCAGCATCCCGCTGGTGATGGTGATCCTGGGCTTCTTCCTGCTGGTGCCCTTCGTCATCGGCCGGCCGATCGGTGCCGAGGGCTCCGCGGTGATCACCTTCATCGCCTTCGAGGCGGCCTACTTCAGCGAGATCATGCGGGCGGGCATCCAGTCGATCCCGCGCGGCCAGGTCTTCGCTGGCATGGCGGTGGGCATGACCTACGGCCAGAACATGAAGCTGGTGATCCTGCCGCAGGCCTTCCGCAACATGCTGCCGGTGCTGCTCACGCAGACCATCATCCTGTTTCAGGACACCTCCCTGGTCTACGCCATCGGCGCCTACGACCTGCTGAAGGGTCTGGAAACCGCCGGCAAGAACTACGGCCGCCCGATCGAGGCCTACCTCTTGGCCGCCGTCGTCTATTTCGTGATGTGCTACACGCTGTCCTATTTCGTGAAGCGCCTGCACAAGAAGATCGCCATCATTCGCTGA
- a CDS encoding acetyl-CoA C-acyltransferase, translating into MSKQVQDAYIVSATRTPIGKSHRGYFRNSRPDDLLAATLRAALAAVPRLDPKAIEDIICGCAIPEGSQGLNIARIGAVLAGLPNSIGGITVNRFCASGLSAVQMAADRIRVGEADVMIAAGVESMSMVPMMGNSPSLSPSIFEREGDVGIAYGMGLTAEKVAQQWKVSRDAQDAFALASHQKALAAQKAGEFADEITSVEVTDRTPDLDTGESIAKTRTVSLDEGARPDTSLEGLAKLRTVFAARGTVTAGNSSQTSDGAGALILASEKACRQYDLTPLARFVSFASKGVPPHIMGIGPIEAIPAALRYAGLKHEDIDWFELNEAFAAQSLAVINTLGLDPSKVNPMGGAIALGHPLGATGAIRSATVVHALRRKNLKYGMVTMCVGMGQGAAGIFERV; encoded by the coding sequence ATGAGCAAGCAAGTTCAAGACGCCTACATCGTCTCCGCCACGCGCACGCCCATCGGCAAGTCGCACCGCGGCTACTTTCGCAATTCCCGCCCGGACGACCTGCTGGCGGCCACGCTGCGCGCGGCGCTGGCGGCCGTGCCCCGTCTCGACCCGAAGGCCATCGAGGACATCATCTGCGGCTGCGCCATTCCCGAAGGCAGCCAGGGCCTGAACATCGCGCGCATCGGCGCGGTGCTGGCGGGGCTGCCCAACAGCATCGGCGGCATCACGGTCAACCGCTTCTGCGCCTCGGGCCTGTCGGCGGTGCAGATGGCCGCCGACCGCATCCGCGTCGGCGAGGCCGACGTGATGATCGCCGCCGGCGTCGAGAGCATGAGCATGGTGCCGATGATGGGCAACTCGCCGTCGCTGTCGCCCTCGATCTTCGAGCGCGAAGGCGACGTCGGCATCGCCTACGGCATGGGCCTCACGGCCGAGAAGGTCGCGCAGCAGTGGAAGGTGAGCCGCGATGCGCAGGACGCCTTCGCGCTGGCCTCGCACCAGAAGGCGCTGGCCGCGCAGAAGGCCGGCGAATTCGCCGACGAGATCACGTCCGTCGAGGTGACCGACCGCACGCCGGACCTCGACACGGGTGAATCGATCGCGAAGACGCGCACCGTGAGCCTCGACGAAGGCGCGCGCCCCGACACCAGCCTCGAAGGCCTGGCCAAGCTGCGCACCGTGTTCGCCGCACGCGGCACCGTCACCGCGGGCAACAGCTCGCAGACCTCCGACGGCGCGGGCGCGCTGATCCTGGCGAGCGAGAAGGCCTGCCGGCAGTACGACCTGACGCCGCTGGCGCGCTTCGTGAGCTTCGCGAGCAAGGGCGTGCCGCCGCACATCATGGGCATCGGCCCGATCGAGGCGATTCCCGCCGCGCTGCGCTACGCCGGCCTGAAGCACGAGGACATCGACTGGTTCGAATTGAACGAGGCGTTCGCTGCGCAGTCCTTGGCCGTCATCAACACGTTGGGGCTCGATCCGAGCAAGGTGAACCCGATGGGTGGGGCCATTGCGCTGGGCCACCCGCTGGGGGCGACCGGCGCTATCCGCTCCGCGACAGTCGTGCATGCCTTGCGGCGCAAGAATCTGAAGTACGGCATGGTCACGATGTGCGTGGGCATGGGGCAGGGCGCAGCCGGGATCTTCGAGCGGGTCTGA
- a CDS encoding ABCB family ABC transporter ATP-binding protein/permease → MRRSGEALSSPHHAPGGAPARSDRSDWATLRRLFPYLWDYKWRVLAALSFMIGAKVANVGVPVLLKNLVDTMTPKPDMAQALLIVPIGLLLAYGLLRFSTSLFNELRELVFAKATEGAARRISLEVFRHLHALSLRFHLERQTGGMTRDIERGTRGVHSLISMSLYSIVPTIVELVLVLTILGVKFDALFVWITGVALVLYITFTVTVTEWRTQFRKTMNELDSVAQSRAVDSLLNYETVKYFNNEEFEAGRYDASLDRYRKAAIKSQRTLSMLNTGQQLLIAVSLVLMLWRATSGVVEGRMTLGDLVMVNAFMIQLYIPLNFLGVIYREIKQSLTDLDKMFVLMEKEREVRDAPGARPLAHAEGAVRFEDVSFAYEAARPILKHVSFEIPAGKTVAVVGPSGSGKSTLARLMYRFYDVQDGHITIGGEDIRTVTQSSVRQAIGIVPQDTVLFNDTVEYNIAYGRPNATREEVEGAAKAARIHDFIAATPKGYATTVGERGLKLSGGEKQRVAIARTLLKDPPIVIFDEATSALDSANERAIQSELKSAARNKTTLVIAHRLSTVIDAHEILVMESGVIVERGTHDALLAAQGRYAQMWALQEVQVTPAAL, encoded by the coding sequence ATGCGCCGCAGCGGCGAAGCCCTTTCCTCTCCCCACCACGCGCCCGGCGGCGCCCCCGCGCGCAGCGATCGGTCCGACTGGGCCACCCTGCGCCGGCTCTTTCCCTACCTGTGGGACTACAAGTGGCGGGTGCTGGCCGCGCTGAGCTTCATGATCGGCGCGAAGGTCGCCAACGTGGGTGTGCCGGTGCTGCTGAAGAACCTGGTCGACACCATGACGCCGAAACCGGACATGGCGCAGGCGCTGCTCATCGTCCCCATCGGCCTGTTGCTGGCGTACGGACTGCTGCGCTTCTCGACCTCGCTCTTCAACGAACTGCGGGAACTGGTGTTCGCCAAGGCCACCGAGGGCGCGGCGCGCCGCATCTCGCTGGAGGTGTTCCGCCACCTGCATGCGCTGAGCCTGCGTTTCCACCTGGAACGCCAGACCGGCGGCATGACGCGCGACATCGAGCGCGGCACCCGCGGCGTGCATTCGCTGATCTCGATGTCGCTCTACAGCATCGTGCCGACCATCGTCGAGCTGGTGCTGGTGCTGACCATCCTGGGCGTGAAGTTCGATGCGCTCTTCGTCTGGATCACCGGCGTCGCGCTGGTGCTCTACATCACCTTCACCGTGACCGTGACCGAGTGGCGCACCCAGTTCCGCAAGACCATGAACGAGCTCGATTCGGTGGCACAGAGCCGCGCGGTCGATTCGCTCCTGAACTACGAGACGGTCAAGTACTTCAACAACGAGGAGTTCGAGGCCGGCCGCTACGACGCCAGCCTCGACCGCTACCGCAAGGCCGCCATCAAGAGCCAGCGCACGCTGTCGATGCTCAATACCGGCCAGCAGCTGCTGATCGCGGTGAGCCTGGTGCTGATGCTGTGGCGCGCCACCAGCGGCGTGGTCGAAGGGCGCATGACGCTGGGCGACCTGGTGATGGTCAACGCCTTCATGATCCAGCTCTACATCCCGCTGAATTTCCTGGGCGTGATCTACCGCGAGATCAAGCAGAGCCTGACCGACCTCGACAAGATGTTCGTGCTGATGGAGAAGGAGCGCGAGGTGCGCGATGCGCCCGGCGCGAGGCCGCTGGCCCACGCCGAGGGCGCCGTGCGTTTCGAGGACGTGAGCTTCGCCTACGAGGCCGCACGGCCCATCCTCAAGCACGTGAGCTTCGAGATCCCCGCCGGCAAGACGGTGGCGGTGGTCGGCCCGTCGGGCTCGGGCAAGTCGACGCTGGCGCGCCTCATGTACCGCTTCTACGACGTGCAGGACGGCCACATCACCATCGGCGGCGAAGACATCCGCACCGTGACCCAATCCAGCGTGCGCCAGGCCATCGGCATCGTGCCGCAAGACACGGTGCTGTTCAACGACACCGTCGAATACAACATCGCCTACGGCCGGCCGAATGCCACGCGCGAGGAAGTGGAAGGCGCGGCGAAGGCGGCACGCATCCACGACTTCATTGCCGCCACGCCCAAGGGCTACGCCACCACGGTGGGCGAGCGTGGGCTGAAGCTCTCCGGCGGCGAGAAGCAGCGGGTGGCGATCGCGCGCACGCTGCTGAAGGACCCGCCGATCGTCATCTTCGACGAGGCCACGTCGGCGCTCGACTCGGCCAACGAGCGCGCCATCCAGTCCGAATTGAAGAGCGCGGCACGCAACAAGACCACACTGGTGATCGCCCACCGGCTCTCGACCGTGATCGACGCGCACGAGATCCTCGTGATGGAGAGCGGCGTGATCGTGGAGCGCGGCACGCACGACGCGCTCCTGGCGGCCCAGGGGCGCTACGCCCAGATGTGGGCGCTGCAGGAAGTGCAAGTCACGCCCGCCGCGCTGTAG
- a CDS encoding enoyl-CoA hydratase: MSDILVHTEAGVMTLTFNRVARKNSITGAMYDALSAALDQASEDAAVRAVLIQGDPTIFSAGNDIADFMAAAGAPADTPMKESPAIRFLRTIAAFPKPVIAAVCGPAVGIGTTLLFHCDLVYAGDNAAFSMPFVNLGLVPEAASSLLAPRMFGYHRAAEALMLGEPFMAEAALEVGLVNRVVPPTECNGIAQGQARKLAAKPMSALIETKRLMKMAQQPAVLERIDAESVSFGQAMRSPAAKEAFSAFMEKRKPDFSQL; this comes from the coding sequence ATGAGCGACATCCTCGTCCACACCGAAGCCGGTGTGATGACCCTCACCTTCAACCGCGTCGCCCGCAAGAACTCGATCACCGGCGCGATGTACGACGCGCTCTCGGCGGCGCTCGACCAGGCATCGGAAGACGCCGCCGTGCGCGCCGTGCTGATCCAGGGCGACCCGACCATCTTCAGCGCGGGCAACGACATCGCCGACTTCATGGCGGCGGCGGGCGCACCGGCCGACACGCCGATGAAGGAGTCGCCGGCGATCCGCTTCCTGCGCACCATCGCGGCCTTTCCCAAGCCGGTGATCGCCGCGGTCTGCGGCCCGGCCGTCGGCATCGGCACCACGCTGCTGTTCCACTGCGACCTGGTCTACGCGGGCGACAACGCCGCCTTCTCGATGCCCTTCGTCAACCTCGGCCTGGTGCCCGAAGCCGCGTCGAGCCTGCTGGCGCCGCGGATGTTCGGCTACCACCGCGCGGCAGAGGCGTTGATGCTGGGCGAACCCTTCATGGCCGAGGCGGCGCTCGAGGTCGGCCTGGTCAACCGGGTCGTCCCGCCGACCGAATGCAATGGCATTGCGCAAGGCCAGGCGCGCAAGCTGGCGGCCAAGCCGATGTCGGCGCTGATCGAGACCAAGCGTCTGATGAAGATGGCGCAGCAGCCGGCGGTGCTCGAGCGCATCGACGCCGAGAGCGTGAGTTTCGGTCAGGCGATGCGTTCGCCGGCGGCGAAGGAGGCGTTCAGCGCCTTCATGGAGAAGCGCAAGCCGGACTTCTCGCAGCTGTAA
- a CDS encoding 2-hydroxyacid dehydrogenase, whose protein sequence is MSDKIPLLVIHHLSSEHQAVLAERFDMTYAPDDAAARAAAIASRGSTFRAVLTIGVHGVSAAEMAAMPALELICCLGAGYEMVDLAAARARGIVVANGQGTNDDCVADHAFGLLIAAVRGFHRLDRLCREGVWRLSIPQPPNVSGKRLGILGMGAIGEKIARRAAGFDMPIGYHNRQPKAGSPHRYFDSVEALATWSDVLLCAAPGGPATRHLVSTRVLDALGPQGFLVNIGRGSVVDTEALAAALREGRIAGAGLDVYESEPARPESLVSLDNLIITPHVAGWSPEATQASFDRFLANADGHFSGRGVVSPVP, encoded by the coding sequence ATGTCCGACAAGATTCCGCTGCTGGTGATTCACCATCTCTCCAGCGAACACCAGGCCGTGCTGGCCGAGCGCTTCGACATGACCTACGCCCCCGATGACGCCGCGGCCCGTGCGGCGGCGATCGCCAGCCGGGGTTCGACGTTCCGGGCGGTGCTGACGATCGGCGTGCATGGCGTGAGCGCCGCCGAGATGGCGGCGATGCCGGCCCTGGAGCTGATCTGCTGCCTCGGTGCCGGCTACGAGATGGTCGACCTCGCGGCGGCCCGCGCGCGCGGCATCGTGGTGGCCAACGGCCAGGGCACCAACGACGATTGCGTGGCGGACCACGCCTTCGGGCTCCTGATCGCCGCGGTGCGCGGATTCCACCGGCTCGACCGGCTGTGCCGCGAGGGCGTCTGGCGCCTGTCGATTCCGCAACCGCCGAACGTCTCGGGCAAACGGCTGGGCATCCTCGGGATGGGCGCCATCGGCGAGAAGATCGCGCGGCGCGCCGCCGGCTTCGACATGCCCATCGGCTACCACAACCGGCAGCCGAAGGCGGGCTCGCCGCACCGCTACTTCGACAGCGTCGAAGCGCTGGCCACCTGGAGCGATGTGCTGCTGTGTGCCGCGCCGGGCGGCCCCGCGACCCGGCATCTGGTCAGCACCCGCGTGCTCGACGCGCTCGGGCCGCAGGGCTTTCTGGTGAACATCGGGCGCGGGAGCGTGGTCGACACCGAGGCGCTTGCGGCGGCGTTGCGCGAGGGCCGCATCGCCGGTGCAGGGCTCGACGTGTACGAAAGCGAGCCGGCGCGCCCGGAATCGCTGGTGAGCCTGGACAACCTCATCATCACGCCGCACGTCGCGGGCTGGTCGCCGGAGGCGACGCAGGCCTCCTTCGACCGCTTCCTCGCCAATGCGGACGGCCATTTCTCGGGGCGCGGCGTGGTGTCGCCGGTCCCATAA